A single Streptomyces mirabilis DNA region contains:
- a CDS encoding DUF6113 family protein: protein MSMSGQRGSALAQPLPRPSAGRIVAHLGLFLLGAVVGAAGTLVQAAWFPGGLLLALAGAAGLFLGGSRATGSRAGAVAPAVGWMIAVVLLTSVRPEGDFFFGAGFGSYLFLLGGMAVAVMCATLGLGRQPHDSVVRLGK, encoded by the coding sequence ATGAGCATGTCGGGACAGCGGGGGAGCGCGCTCGCCCAGCCGCTGCCAAGGCCTTCGGCCGGGCGGATCGTGGCCCACCTGGGCCTGTTCCTGCTCGGCGCGGTGGTCGGGGCCGCCGGGACGCTGGTGCAAGCCGCCTGGTTCCCGGGCGGGTTGCTGCTCGCCCTGGCCGGCGCGGCCGGGCTCTTCCTGGGCGGATCGCGGGCGACCGGCTCCCGGGCCGGCGCCGTCGCGCCCGCCGTGGGCTGGATGATCGCGGTCGTCCTGCTCACCTCCGTCCGCCCGGAAGGGGACTTCTTCTTCGGCGCGGGATTCGGTTCCTACCTCTTCCTGCTCGGCGGGATGGCCGTGGCTGTGATGTGCGCCACGCTTGGTCTGGGGCGGCAACCGCACGACTCCGTCGTCCGACTTGGGAAGTGA